The following DNA comes from Clostridia bacterium.
GTATAAGCGGCCGACGAATCGGGCGGATTATTTCGACGACGGTCGCGAGTGGTTGGAGTTGGCCTGCCAGAGTGTTTACGACGGAGGTACGGACAGATACGCCATCAAAAATCCGCCTGCGGCGGATTGAATAAAGAAAATAAGGAAAAAAGCACGGGAAGCGGCAATAAAACCGCCCCGTGCTTTTTGTTATATTCTTTCTACGAAGCTGCGGCAGCCTCGGCGTTTGCATCGCCGGACTCGCTCGTTTCTGTCGGGCCTGCGTCCGCCGCTGTGTCTCCCGCCGTATCCGCAGCCGTATCGGCAGGCGCATCTTCGGCCGCCGTATCGGCTGCGGTTTCGCCTTCGCCTTCGCTTTCGACACTCTCCGCCGCCTCGGCTTCCGCCTGCGCCGCGGCTTCGGCGGCTTCTTTTTCATCTTCAAGCATATCGTTATATTGCATTATCACGGTCGCAAGCTGTGCGCGCGTAAGGTTCGAGCGGGGGCCTAGCGTCGATTCCGACGTTCCGGCAATAAGCCCCTTTATATGCGCCCAAAGCAAAGCTGTGCGCGCATAGTCGGAGATTTCCCCGCTGTCCTCGAAGCCCGCAAGACCCATGGCCCCGCCTTCGTCGGGTACGCCCGCGCAGCGCATCATCATTACCGCAAGCTGTTCGCGCGTGACGCTCATGTCGGGCGAGAACTCCGTCTCGGACGTCCCGTTTATAACGCCCGCCTCATATCCCCACGAAACGGCCTTCGCATAAGACGCGCCCTCGGGGATATCGGCAAACGCGGCGTCCGAGCTTTCGGGATCGGGCGAACCCGAAAGCCGCCAAAGCGCCTCGATCACCTCCGCGCGCGAAGCAACGTCGTCGGGGCGGAAGTATCCGTCGGGCGCATCCATAAGGCCGCTTTCGATGCAGTATTTCACGCCGTCGTGGTACCACGAAAGAGAAGGTATCGCGCTTTCTTCGCCGCTTGAGAGCTGCCACGGTATATAAACTTGTTTAAGCTCGCGCATCCACGTTTTGCCGTTCATGCGGCGCATATCGAGCGTGTTGAGCGTAACGCTTCGCACGCGCTGGCGCTTTCCTTCCTCCCACGGACTTGACACGCTGCCTATGGTGCTTAAAACGTAATATTCACCCTCGTATTCGCCTAAATACAGCATCTGGTGACCGGGGAAATTTAAGATCGTGCCGAGCGGCATTTCGTCAAGCACGGCCTCCTTTTCTTCGGTGGAGGCGTTTGCAAGATCGAGCTTCGGAAAATCAACTGCCCACTGCCAATTTACGTTCCGGGGAAGGTCGAGGCCGAAGCAGGAGTATATGCTTCTTACTAAGCTTGAGCAGTCCTCGTTGTTCAGTGAGCCGCCCCAGCCGTATGCGTCGCCCAAAGACGAGAAGGCGACCTCGGCGATATTCGCCTTCGTAAGCGGCAGATACCCTTCCGACAGCTTTTCGCGCGCGTTAAGGAGCGAGGCCTGCTTGCGGTAGCTGCCGTCCTCGCATCTTACGGGGAGATATGCGGCGTAATTGTGAAGCGGCAGGCGGTTTATAACGAGCTCGCCGGGATCGGCGTCTATACGCTCAAACGAAGCGCCTGTCGTGATAAGGCGGCGCGAGGTCTCGGGGGCCGTTATCGAATAATCGGTATACATCTTGTCGCCGTAGAAAACGAGCCGCTTTTCATCGGGGATATCCCACGCAGAGAGCCATTCGTCGCGGTCGCGGCAGACGGCGACGCAGTTTACGTCCACCCAGCCGGAGCAGCAGGAGTTGTATATGTGATAGAATTTGCCGTCGGCGGAGGTCGTAAAGATTACAACGGGCTCGTTTATTTTAAGGCCCACCAGCGCGCGATAGTCGAAGTCCGCATCGTCCATATCGTCGAGTATCGGCTTGTCCGTCGGCAGGCATATAAGCTCGGTGCGCTCCGTCACTATGCCGTAGCGCACGGGCATCTCGCGTTTCGCATGTCGGTCCTTCGTATTAGCTACCACCTTGTCGTAGTATTCCTGCGAGGCGATCTTGCCACGGTCGTCATACGTCCAGCCGAGATAATACGCAGTATCGGCCTCGGCGCTCGCCTTTAAGCCTTCGCAGCGCGTAATACCGTTAAAGACGGCGGGCACGTTTTTAAGGTCGTGCATATTGCTGCCCTCCGCCGAAAGCGCGGCATCGTTTATGCGGGCGATCTCTTCGGGCGTGGCGAGCACGCCGTCCCGATCGTCCTGCAGCTCTGACCAAAACGACGCCTCGGTCATCTCATCCGTTATCCCGGGGAATGCCGAAGTTTCCGCCATTGCGGGCATGGCCGCACACGCGGCGACGCACAAGCCGAGAAGCAATGACGCCATTCTCTTTGCAGTTTTTTTCATGGTTTTCACTTCCGTATATGTTTTTTTATTTTATATTGTAGCATTTAAGATGAGTGATGTAAACATAGTCATGGGAAGCCGGAAAAATGAAAACTCATCGGCATGAAGCACAAAATTTAAAGCGGCCGCCTTCCGAGCAGCCGCTTTATTCATTTTCGATGCCGCCGTCGCCGCCGTCGCCGCCTGCGTCGTCGTCGCCTATGCGGCTCAGAGCATCGTAAATACCGCAGCTGTGGCAAAAGAAGCCGATTCGACTAAGGAAACATCCCAAAAAGAGCAGGAGAGCGAAAACACTTAAAATCATATCCCCAAAAAAGCGAGAGGGCCGCGCGCCCTCTTTCTTTTTTTGTCTCCCCGAGCCTTATTGGCAAAAACAGCGCACGAATATAATACCTTGTCGCAGCTTTAAAATTAAGAGGATGCTTCTGTCAGTTTCCACAAAAACACATATTCGGTTTTGTACGCATACACGGTTAAAATATACAAATTTTATGCTATAATTGATATATAATTGTAACATATCACAAAAATGCAAAAAACGAGCGAAAAATCAGCGGTAAATAAATGCGCAAAACATAAAGGAGGTTTTTTAATGGCTATCACCAAAGATGAGCAAAAAGCGATATACATAAGCATGATGCGTATACGCCGGTTTGAAGAAGCGGCCGAAAGGCTTTTAAAGGAAAAGCGCATGCCGGGCTTTGCGCACCTCTATATCGGCGAGGAGGCCATAGCTTCAGCAGTATGCGCGAACCTCAGGCGGGACGACTACATTACGAGCACGCACCGCGGCCACGGCCACTGCATAGCAAAGGGCGCGGACCTTAGATTCATGATGGCCGAGCTGTACGGAAAAGAGGCGGGATACTGCAAGGGCAAGGGCGGCTCGATGCACATCGCCGATACGGACATAGGCATTTTAGGCGCCGACGGCATCGTAGGCGCGGGCCAACCCATAAGCGTGGGCGCGGCCCTTTCCGCGCAGGTGCGCGGCACCGATCAGGTCACCGTCTGCTTCTTCGGAGACGGCTCCACGAATCAGGGCACGTTCCACGAATCGCTCAACCTCGCTTCAATTTGGAAGCTGCCGGTCGTTTTCATCTGCGAAAACAATCTGTATCAGATAACCGTGCCGTTTTCATATCACTCGAATATTCGGGATATCGCTGTGAGGGCGCAGGCCTACGATATCCCCGGCGTGACTGTTGACGGCAACGATGTTATGGCCGTTTACGAGGCCGCGAAGGTAGCCGTTGAACGCGCAAGAAGGGGAGAGGGCCCCAAGCTTATCGAATGCAAGACGTATCGCCATCGCGGCCACTTCTCAGGCGACCCCGCAAGCTACAGGCCGAAGGATGAGGTAGAGGCGTGGCTCAAACGAGATCCGATACCGAGATACGAGCAGTTTCTCATTGATAACGGCGTTATGACGAGAGAAGAACTCGACGAGGCCGCAGCACAGGTGGAAAAGGAGATCGCGGACGCCATTGCGTTCGCCGAGGCGCAGCCGTATCCGCCGGTGGAGAACACCGTAAAGGACGTATACAGCGAAGATATCGTAAAGGAGGCGCGTGACAGATGAAGACTACTATGACATTCGGCGCGGCGACCCGCGAAGCCATCATAAAATGTATGCGCGAGGACAAAAGCGTTATAATCTTCGGCGAGGACGTAGGCGTAACGGGCGGCACTTACGGCGTGAGCCGCGGCCTTCAAGAGGAATTCGGCTTTCTTAGAGTGCGCGACACCCCCGTTTCCGAGTCCGGCTTTTGCGGGGCTGCGGTCGGCGCGGCCGCAACAGGACTTCGTCCCATCGCGGAGCTTATGATGATCGACTTTATCGGCGTTGCAATGGACCAGATATTCAATCAGGCCGCAAAGATGCGCTATATGTTCGGCGGCAAGCTTTCGCTGCCCATTGTATTCAGAGCCGCATCGGGCGGCGGAACGAGCTCCGCGGCGCAGCATTCGCAGACGCTGGAAGCGTGGCTTACGCACGTTCCGGGACTCAAGGTCATAGCGCCGTCCAATCCGCAGGACGCCTATGGAATGATGATAACTGCCATACGCGACAACGACCCCGTATTCGTTATGGAACACAAGCTGCTCTATTCAAAGCAGGGAGAAGTCAATCTTGATGCGCCTCCCGTACCGCTCGGCAAGGGCAGAGTGGCAAGGGAAGGCGGCGACGTTTCGATAATCACGTACAGTAAGCAGGTCACGGACGCGCTCGATGCGGCAAAGACGCTTGCGGCGGAGGGAATAAGCGCCGAGGTCATCGACCTTCGTTCGCTCTTCCCGCTCGACTTTGATCTGATAACCGAAAGCATTAAAAAGACGGGCAGGGCGGTAGTTTTCACCGAGGAGAATAAGCGCGGAGGCTACGGCGGCGAGATAAGCGCGCAGATCGGCGAAGAGCTTTTCGACTGGCTCGACGCGCCCGTCGTGCGCATCGGCGCGCTCAATACGCCCGTTCCGTATTCGCCCGTGCTCGAAAAGTATTATCTCCCGTGCGCGGCCGATATCGTAAGCGCCGTAAAAAAGATGATGTAGCGGCACGTCTTAAAAAATGATTGTAAATGAGGTAAGTATTATGGCTGAATATATAATTTTACCGATGCTCGGACAGACAATGGAAACGGGCACGATATCAAAATGGCTCGTAAAAGAAGGCGATGCCGTCAAGGAAGGTCAGGATATTTTCGATCTGGAGTCCGATAAGCTTACGAATACGGAGACTGCCGCTCGCGGAGGCGTGATAAGAAAGATACTTGTGCCCGAGGGCGAAGAGGTCCCGGTGCTTTCCCGCGTTGCGATAATAGGCGACGCGAATGAGGACGTTTCCGCGATGCTTTCCGAGTCCGGCGTAAAGTGCCCGCCCGCTTTCGCAGCGGCGTCCGAAGAGCCGAAGGCGCAAAAAGCCGCAGATTTGGCGGCGGAAAGGATAATAGCGTCGCCGAGGGCGAAAAAGTTCGCCAGTGAGAATGATATTGACCTTTCTCTTGTGAAGGGAACGGGCCCGGGGGGCAGAATAGTCGAAAAGGACGTTGAAAAGTATCTGCTTTATGCGATCTCGATGGACACAGCGCCCGCCCCGAAAAGCGTACCCGAGCCCGAAAAGCCCGCTTCGGCCGTTCCCACGGATAAAAAAGCTCCCCTCAAGGCCGAAAAGTCTGCGGAAGCTGCAAAGGTTTTGAGACCCGACGAGGAGATAAAGCCGATGAACGGTATGCGCAGAGCTATAGCGAACAATATGCTAAAGTCCGTTCGGACGAGCCCAACAGTAACGTATACGATAAGCGTCGATATGACGAATATAAAGGCGTTCCGCGAACAGCTCAAGGCAAACGGCCTTAAGGTAAGCTACACGGATATACTCGTAAAGTTTGTCGCAAAGGCGCTGCTCGATTTCCCGATAGTCAACGGCAGCATCGACGGCGATAATATTATTTATAAGCATTACGTTAATATGGGCGTTGCCGTTGCCCTTAACGACGGGCTTATAGTGCCCAACGTAAAGAACGCCGACAAGAAGGGACTTATGCAGATATCGCGCGAGATAGGCGAGCTTGCCGAGAAGGCGAGAAGCGGCCGCCTGACTCTGGACGATTATACCGGAGGCACGTTCACTATCACGAATCTCGGAATGTACGGCATAGAGAGTTTCACTCCGATAATAAATCAGCCCGAATCGGCGATACTCGGTGTGAACGCGATGGCGGACAGACCGGTGTTCAACGAAGAAGGAGAGCTGGTAAGAAAGACGTTCATGCCGCTTTCTCTTACGGCGGACCACCGTTCAATTGACGGCGCCGTGGCCGCGCAGTTTTTGCACAGAGTAAAGACACTTTTGGAAAACCCCGCCCTTATGGAAGCGTAAGGCTTTTTCGAATACATCATAAAACCGCGCCGCCGGGAGATCTCCGACGGCGCGGTGTATTGGATAAAAGGAGCTGATAAAATGTCGTTCAAAGCATGGCAGCTTGCGGCTTTGGAGGAGTACGGCTATATGGACACAAGCGACGGTCTTATAAACCGCGTGGCGTATAAGCTCGCGCAAAGCCCGCATGATACTATTGATACCCAAGAATTTCGTGAGGCCTGTATTTCGTCGGGCGTTGATCCCGATTCGTTTACGCAAAGCGACCTTTCGAAGCTTCAAAGAAAACTTGATGAGATAACGTAGAGCGGCCGCCTTCCGAGCAGCCGCTCTATTCATTTTCAATGACGCCGTCGCCGCCGTCGCCGCCTGCGTCGTCGTCGCCTATGCGGCTCAGAGCATCGTAGATGCCGCAACCGGACGAATCTTCGTCGACTTCCGTTTCGGGCGGCGCCGCGGCAGATATATCCGGCCCGCATCCCGCAAGAAGCGCAAAGCAGACGAGCGAAACGGCTATCAGAATAAGCTTTATACTTTTCATTGCGCGCCTCCGTTCGTTTTTCGCGGCACGTGCCGCGCGCAGTTTTACGATATAAGTATAATATATCCGCGCCGCCGTTTCAAGCGGATCCGCCCGACAAAAGCGAGGGAAGACGCGCACGCCCCCTTGCTTCACGTTTTATTAGTACACGCCGCAGGCTCAGATGTATTGACGTTACTTCTTTGTCTGTCCGTAGGTTCTGAATCTCACGGCAAGGTTCTTCATTTCTTCCTCGGGCAGTATCAGCGGCTTTCCGATGCACCGCGCAAGGTGGTAATTCCGGCAGCATTCCTCGATGGTCTGCGCTATGGAGAACGCTCGGGCAATATTCGGGCCTCCTGCCACGAGACCGTGATTTGCGAGCAGCACACAGCTTCGCTCTTTCATATATTCGCAGGCGATATCCGCAAGCTGTTGCGTACCGAACGATCTGTACGGCGCGCACTTAACGTCGGGACCCGCCATGGCCACGAGATAGCTCGACGCCGGAAGTCCTTCTCCCAAGGTGGCAAGCGCCGTTGCGTAGGGCGAATGAGTATGTACGACCGCCCGTATGTCGTTTCGCTTATTATAGAACACAGAGTGAAGAAGATACTCGCTTGACGGCTTAAGCTCGCCGTCTACCTTTGACGTGTCGGACGCCTTCATGATTACTACATCCTGGGGCCTCGTTTCAAAATAGTCAACCCCGCTGGGGCTTATTGCCATATATCCGGTGTCGGGGTCAAAAATGCTTATATTGCCGCCCGTTCCGCTGGTAAGTCCCGCAGTTATGAGCTTCTTGCCGTACTCGACTACAAGCTCTCTTTCTTTTTTCATCAGCATAAAAATATCCTCGCTTTTTGTAAACGTATCTTAAAATCCGTAAATTTTCAGAAGCTCCCCGCGCGCTGCTATGGGTCTTCCTACGTCCTTTGCAATATCCTGCGCCTGCTTTAAAAGCTCAAGATTTGTCGGCTTCTTATTGGGGT
Coding sequences within:
- a CDS encoding L-fuculose-phosphate aldolase yields the protein MLMKKERELVVEYGKKLITAGLTSGTGGNISIFDPDTGYMAISPSGVDYFETRPQDVVIMKASDTSKVDGELKPSSEYLLHSVFYNKRNDIRAVVHTHSPYATALATLGEGLPASSYLVAMAGPDVKCAPYRSFGTQQLADIACEYMKERSCVLLANHGLVAGGPNIARAFSIAQTIEECCRNYHLARCIGKPLILPEEEMKNLAVRFRTYGQTKK
- a CDS encoding SH3 domain-containing protein, encoding MKKTAKRMASLLLGLCVAACAAMPAMAETSAFPGITDEMTEASFWSELQDDRDGVLATPEEIARINDAALSAEGSNMHDLKNVPAVFNGITRCEGLKASAEADTAYYLGWTYDDRGKIASQEYYDKVVANTKDRHAKREMPVRYGIVTERTELICLPTDKPILDDMDDADFDYRALVGLKINEPVVIFTTSADGKFYHIYNSCCSGWVDVNCVAVCRDRDEWLSAWDIPDEKRLVFYGDKMYTDYSITAPETSRRLITTGASFERIDADPGELVINRLPLHNYAAYLPVRCEDGSYRKQASLLNAREKLSEGYLPLTKANIAEVAFSSLGDAYGWGGSLNNEDCSSLVRSIYSCFGLDLPRNVNWQWAVDFPKLDLANASTEEKEAVLDEMPLGTILNFPGHQMLYLGEYEGEYYVLSTIGSVSSPWEEGKRQRVRSVTLNTLDMRRMNGKTWMRELKQVYIPWQLSSGEESAIPSLSWYHDGVKYCIESGLMDAPDGYFRPDDVASRAEVIEALWRLSGSPDPESSDAAFADIPEGASYAKAVSWGYEAGVINGTSETEFSPDMSVTREQLAVMMMRCAGVPDEGGAMGLAGFEDSGEISDYARTALLWAHIKGLIAGTSESTLGPRSNLTRAQLATVIMQYNDMLEDEKEAAEAAAQAEAEAAESVESEGEGETAADTAAEDAPADTAADTAGDTAADAGPTETSESGDANAEAAAAS
- a CDS encoding thiamine pyrophosphate-dependent dehydrogenase E1 component subunit alpha; amino-acid sequence: MQKTSEKSAVNKCAKHKGGFLMAITKDEQKAIYISMMRIRRFEEAAERLLKEKRMPGFAHLYIGEEAIASAVCANLRRDDYITSTHRGHGHCIAKGADLRFMMAELYGKEAGYCKGKGGSMHIADTDIGILGADGIVGAGQPISVGAALSAQVRGTDQVTVCFFGDGSTNQGTFHESLNLASIWKLPVVFICENNLYQITVPFSYHSNIRDIAVRAQAYDIPGVTVDGNDVMAVYEAAKVAVERARRGEGPKLIECKTYRHRGHFSGDPASYRPKDEVEAWLKRDPIPRYEQFLIDNGVMTREELDEAAAQVEKEIADAIAFAEAQPYPPVENTVKDVYSEDIVKEARDR
- a CDS encoding 2-oxo acid dehydrogenase subunit E2; the encoded protein is MAEYIILPMLGQTMETGTISKWLVKEGDAVKEGQDIFDLESDKLTNTETAARGGVIRKILVPEGEEVPVLSRVAIIGDANEDVSAMLSESGVKCPPAFAAASEEPKAQKAADLAAERIIASPRAKKFASENDIDLSLVKGTGPGGRIVEKDVEKYLLYAISMDTAPAPKSVPEPEKPASAVPTDKKAPLKAEKSAEAAKVLRPDEEIKPMNGMRRAIANNMLKSVRTSPTVTYTISVDMTNIKAFREQLKANGLKVSYTDILVKFVAKALLDFPIVNGSIDGDNIIYKHYVNMGVAVALNDGLIVPNVKNADKKGLMQISREIGELAEKARSGRLTLDDYTGGTFTITNLGMYGIESFTPIINQPESAILGVNAMADRPVFNEEGELVRKTFMPLSLTADHRSIDGAVAAQFLHRVKTLLENPALMEA
- a CDS encoding alpha-ketoacid dehydrogenase subunit beta; protein product: MKTTMTFGAATREAIIKCMREDKSVIIFGEDVGVTGGTYGVSRGLQEEFGFLRVRDTPVSESGFCGAAVGAAATGLRPIAELMMIDFIGVAMDQIFNQAAKMRYMFGGKLSLPIVFRAASGGGTSSAAQHSQTLEAWLTHVPGLKVIAPSNPQDAYGMMITAIRDNDPVFVMEHKLLYSKQGEVNLDAPPVPLGKGRVAREGGDVSIITYSKQVTDALDAAKTLAAEGISAEVIDLRSLFPLDFDLITESIKKTGRAVVFTEENKRGGYGGEISAQIGEELFDWLDAPVVRIGALNTPVPYSPVLEKYYLPCAADIVSAVKKMM